One window of the Pseudarthrobacter sp. ATCC 49987 genome contains the following:
- a CDS encoding PLD nuclease N-terminal domain-containing protein gives MLLRVVVAVAVLVVFVYGLIDVIRTDARQTKGISKPAWIVVQIVLPVIGAILWFLIGRPRGTAPARATYSHTIAPDDDPDFLRNLELRRRNQAEADRLKKLKAELDAKERTIDDGKGTHGSGSGEARGSGDAQGTDEVK, from the coding sequence ATGCTCCTCCGTGTAGTGGTTGCCGTCGCAGTACTCGTTGTCTTTGTCTATGGACTCATCGACGTGATCCGCACTGATGCCCGCCAGACCAAGGGCATTTCGAAGCCTGCCTGGATCGTGGTGCAGATCGTCCTTCCGGTAATTGGAGCCATCCTGTGGTTCCTCATTGGCCGCCCCCGCGGAACCGCCCCAGCGCGCGCCACGTACAGCCACACCATCGCGCCCGACGACGACCCGGACTTCCTGCGCAACCTCGAACTCCGCCGCCGCAACCAGGCCGAGGCCGACCGGCTCAAGAAGCTCAAGGCAGAGCTGGACGCCAAGGAGCGCACCATCGACGACGGCAAGGGCACACACGGATCCGGGTCCGGCGAGGCCCGCGGCAGTGGCGACGCGCAGGGTACCGACGAGGTCAAGTAG
- a CDS encoding YceI family protein, whose translation MALPANVTTGTWTLDNSHSEIAFTVRHAGISKVRGQFKDAEATLDLAENVADSKVNATIKTASFDSGDANRDGHVRGEDFFDVEKFPEISFVSNSIVPKGDAYELQGELTIKGVTRPVALETEFNGVAVDPFGMTRAGLSAETTISRKDFGLTWNAVLEAGGVLVSDKVAVNLELAFIAPAA comes from the coding sequence ATGGCACTTCCCGCCAACGTCACCACCGGCACCTGGACCCTCGACAACTCCCACAGTGAGATTGCCTTCACCGTCCGCCACGCGGGCATCAGCAAGGTCCGCGGCCAGTTCAAGGATGCAGAAGCCACCCTGGACCTCGCCGAGAACGTCGCGGACTCGAAGGTCAACGCCACGATCAAGACCGCGAGCTTCGACTCCGGCGACGCCAACCGCGACGGCCATGTCCGCGGCGAAGACTTCTTCGACGTCGAGAAGTTCCCGGAAATCTCCTTCGTTTCCAACAGCATCGTCCCCAAGGGTGACGCGTACGAGCTCCAGGGCGAGCTCACCATCAAGGGCGTTACCCGTCCGGTGGCCCTCGAAACCGAGTTCAACGGCGTTGCCGTCGACCCGTTCGGCATGACCCGCGCAGGCCTCTCCGCTGAGACCACTATCAGCCGCAAGGACTTCGGCCTGACCTGGAACGCAGTCCTCGAAGCCGGCGGCGTGCTCGTCAGCGACAAGGTTGCCGTCAACCTCGAACTGGCCTTCATCGCCCCCGCAGCCTAG
- a CDS encoding AMP-binding protein → MNIEPALTALAAVLRGEGPAVELSAGPDGSPVLAFPETPGIEDAAVVVRTSGSTGTPKATVLTLDALAASSMATALALRGEGQWLLALPVQYVAGVQVLVRSLFAGTRPWAMDLSGGFTPEAFTAAALELTDKIRFTSLVPTQLQRLLDSPSAETLAVLRRFNGILLGGGPVQPGLLAAARHAGVRVVTTYGSAETCGGCVYDGVPLDGVEVRVADDGRILLGGATIAAGYLDAPELSAAAFVEDDGIRWYRTNDLGELDADGKLTVLGRADDVVITGGVKVSAAHVQAELEKLDGVLAAFVAGVPSAEWGQALAAYVAVADSSPRGLRNFTAGAAWAAALGPLAPKTVLAASELLMLPNGKPDRLAMTVRLSGLHQGK, encoded by the coding sequence GTGAACATCGAGCCCGCCCTAACCGCGCTGGCCGCTGTCCTCCGCGGTGAGGGCCCCGCCGTCGAGCTCTCCGCCGGGCCGGACGGTTCCCCGGTGCTGGCCTTCCCCGAAACGCCCGGCATCGAGGACGCCGCCGTCGTGGTGCGGACCTCCGGCTCCACCGGCACGCCCAAAGCGACCGTGCTGACCCTCGACGCGCTGGCGGCCTCCTCGATGGCCACCGCGCTGGCGCTCAGGGGCGAGGGCCAGTGGCTGCTGGCCCTGCCCGTGCAGTACGTGGCCGGCGTCCAGGTTCTGGTCCGCTCGCTGTTCGCCGGCACCCGCCCGTGGGCGATGGACCTCAGCGGCGGCTTCACTCCGGAGGCCTTCACCGCCGCGGCGCTCGAACTGACGGACAAGATCCGTTTCACGTCGCTCGTACCCACCCAGCTGCAGCGGCTGCTGGACTCGCCCTCGGCGGAGACCCTGGCCGTGCTCCGGCGCTTCAACGGGATCCTGCTCGGCGGCGGCCCGGTACAGCCGGGGCTGCTCGCCGCGGCCCGTCACGCCGGGGTACGGGTCGTGACCACCTACGGCTCGGCGGAGACCTGCGGCGGCTGCGTGTACGACGGCGTCCCGCTCGACGGCGTCGAGGTCCGGGTGGCGGACGACGGACGCATCCTGCTCGGCGGGGCCACCATCGCCGCCGGCTACCTTGATGCCCCGGAACTCAGCGCGGCGGCATTCGTGGAGGACGACGGCATCCGCTGGTACCGGACCAACGATCTCGGCGAGCTCGACGCCGACGGGAAGCTGACCGTTTTGGGCCGGGCGGACGACGTCGTCATCACCGGCGGCGTCAAGGTCTCCGCGGCGCACGTGCAGGCCGAGCTGGAGAAGCTCGACGGCGTGCTGGCCGCCTTCGTCGCCGGCGTTCCCTCCGCCGAGTGGGGACAGGCCCTCGCCGCGTACGTCGCGGTGGCGGACAGCAGCCCGCGGGGCCTCCGGAACTTCACCGCGGGCGCTGCCTGGGCCGCCGCATTGGGCCCGCTGGCGCCGAAGACCGTGCTGGCCGCCAGCGAACTGCTGATGCTGCCGAACGGAAAACCGGACCGCCTTGCCATGACGGTTCGGCTCTCCGGGCTGCATCAGGGAAAATAG
- the ccsB gene encoding c-type cytochrome biogenesis protein CcsB, producing MFPINETMGQYSELFMLLAAGTYTVAFIAFAWDLAKSSKTLRAVDLKAAELSGAAAARVPVAAGVGASSGAVDRAESDVAGPIGRAERPTSSVAGAVGGNAAGIGQTADGAMRYSAERRTPARVAVALTVLGVAIHAAGVITRALGAGRVPWGNMYEFLTTGAFVAVAVFLLVLIRRDLRFLGTFVVGLAIIMLVAASVAYWTPVGHLVPALQSYWLIIHVSIAVISSALFTLTFAMSALQLVQSHRQKTIAAGGGDKLGFMRLVPSALSLENLSYRINAIAFVGWTFTLMFGAIWAEKAWGRFWGWDTKEVWTFVIWVVYAGYLHARATRGWTGTRAAWLSIVGYLCVVFNFTIVNQFFNGLHSYSGL from the coding sequence ATGTTCCCCATCAACGAAACCATGGGCCAGTACAGCGAGTTGTTCATGCTTCTCGCGGCCGGCACTTACACGGTGGCTTTTATCGCCTTCGCGTGGGACCTGGCCAAGAGCAGCAAAACGCTGCGCGCGGTGGACCTGAAGGCGGCCGAGCTGTCGGGTGCCGCGGCCGCCCGGGTTCCGGTCGCTGCCGGCGTCGGGGCCTCCAGCGGGGCTGTTGACCGGGCCGAGTCCGACGTTGCCGGACCGATCGGCCGGGCCGAGCGCCCGACGTCGTCCGTCGCGGGGGCTGTCGGCGGCAACGCGGCCGGCATCGGCCAGACCGCCGACGGCGCCATGCGCTACTCCGCCGAGCGCCGGACGCCCGCCCGGGTGGCCGTTGCCCTGACGGTGCTGGGTGTCGCCATCCACGCGGCCGGTGTCATTACCCGGGCCCTCGGCGCGGGCCGCGTGCCGTGGGGCAACATGTACGAGTTCCTCACCACCGGCGCATTTGTGGCCGTGGCCGTTTTCCTGCTGGTCCTCATCCGCCGCGACCTGCGCTTCCTGGGCACCTTCGTAGTGGGCCTGGCGATCATCATGCTGGTGGCTGCCTCGGTGGCCTACTGGACGCCGGTGGGACACCTCGTTCCCGCACTGCAGAGCTACTGGCTCATCATCCACGTCTCCATCGCCGTGATATCCTCCGCACTGTTCACCCTGACCTTCGCGATGTCCGCGCTGCAGCTGGTCCAGTCGCACCGGCAGAAGACCATCGCTGCCGGCGGCGGGGACAAGCTGGGCTTCATGCGCCTGGTGCCGTCCGCGCTGAGCCTCGAAAACCTTTCCTACCGGATCAACGCCATCGCGTTCGTCGGCTGGACCTTCACGCTCATGTTCGGCGCCATCTGGGCCGAGAAAGCCTGGGGCCGGTTCTGGGGCTGGGACACCAAGGAAGTCTGGACCTTCGTGATCTGGGTTGTCTACGCCGGATACCTGCACGCCCGCGCCACCCGGGGCTGGACCGGCACCCGCGCGGCCTGGCTGTCGATCGTCGGCTACCTCTGCGTGGTGTTCAACTTCACCATCGTGAACCAGTTCTTCAACGGCCTGCACTCCTACTCGGGGCTGTAG
- a CDS encoding histidine phosphatase family protein codes for MPQATVHLLRHGEVYNPDGVLYGRLPEFHLSELGREMARTLAEHFSARSAQGAKIVHLAASPLTRAQETAQPISEALHLEVTTEDRIIEAANYFEGLHVDKAEILKPKHWPMLRNPFRPSWGEPYKDQAARVIAAVQDARLRAVELGGEGAEAILVSHQLPIWATRLSAEGKPLWHDPRKRECTLTSVTSLVFDDDGTLLRVEYSEPAAALLPGASSTPGA; via the coding sequence ATGCCCCAAGCCACTGTCCATTTGCTCCGCCACGGCGAGGTCTACAATCCCGATGGCGTCCTGTACGGCAGGCTGCCCGAATTCCACTTGTCCGAGCTCGGCCGGGAGATGGCCCGGACGCTGGCGGAGCACTTCAGCGCCCGGTCCGCGCAGGGAGCGAAGATCGTCCACCTCGCCGCCTCGCCGCTGACCCGCGCGCAGGAGACGGCGCAGCCCATCTCCGAGGCGCTCCACCTCGAGGTCACCACCGAGGACCGGATCATCGAGGCCGCCAATTACTTCGAGGGCCTCCACGTCGACAAGGCCGAGATCCTCAAGCCGAAGCACTGGCCCATGCTGCGCAACCCGTTCCGGCCCTCCTGGGGTGAGCCCTACAAGGACCAGGCCGCCCGGGTCATCGCCGCGGTTCAGGACGCCCGGCTGCGGGCCGTCGAACTCGGCGGCGAGGGCGCGGAGGCCATCCTTGTGAGCCATCAGCTGCCCATCTGGGCCACCCGGCTCAGCGCCGAGGGCAAGCCGCTGTGGCATGATCCGCGCAAACGCGAATGCACCCTCACCTCGGTCACCTCCCTGGTCTTCGACGACGACGGAACCCTCCTGCGGGTCGAGTACAGCGAGCCCGCAGCCGCCCTTCTTCCCGGTGCCTCCAGCACCCCCGGAGCTTGA
- a CDS encoding 1,4-dihydroxy-2-naphthoate polyprenyltransferase, whose protein sequence is MATAAQWIQGARLRTLPAAIAPVLIGTAAAYEMDAFRPLNAVLAAMVALLLQIGVNYANDYSDGIRGTDEDRVGPLRLVGSRAAKPEHVKYAAFAAFGLAMVFGLTLVILSQTWWLILVGLGCVLAAWGYTGGKNPYGYLGLGDLFVFVFFGLVATLGTTYTQAGQISLAAIIGAIGTGLIACALLMANNVRDIPTDRKAGKKTLAVRLGDKHARESYVLMLAVAILLPIVLAPSRPWMLIVLLLIPASLMPSWLMIAGRRRKSLIPVLKQTGLINLGYAVLFSLGLVLSHGF, encoded by the coding sequence GTGGCTACAGCCGCTCAATGGATCCAAGGCGCCCGACTGCGCACCCTGCCGGCCGCGATCGCGCCTGTCCTGATCGGCACCGCGGCCGCGTACGAGATGGACGCCTTCCGTCCCCTCAACGCCGTGCTGGCCGCGATGGTGGCCCTGCTGCTGCAGATTGGCGTGAACTACGCCAACGACTATTCGGACGGCATCCGGGGCACCGATGAGGACCGGGTGGGTCCGCTCCGGCTGGTCGGCTCCCGCGCCGCGAAACCCGAGCACGTAAAGTACGCCGCGTTCGCCGCGTTCGGGCTCGCGATGGTGTTCGGCCTGACCCTGGTCATCCTCTCGCAGACCTGGTGGTTGATCCTGGTGGGCCTGGGCTGCGTCCTGGCGGCCTGGGGCTACACGGGCGGGAAGAATCCCTACGGCTATCTCGGCCTGGGCGACCTGTTCGTCTTTGTGTTCTTCGGTCTGGTCGCTACCCTCGGTACGACCTACACGCAGGCCGGCCAGATCAGCCTCGCGGCCATCATCGGCGCGATCGGCACCGGCCTCATCGCCTGTGCCCTGCTCATGGCCAACAACGTCCGCGACATCCCCACCGACCGGAAGGCCGGAAAGAAGACCCTGGCTGTGCGGCTGGGCGACAAGCATGCCCGGGAAAGCTACGTGCTGATGCTCGCCGTCGCCATCCTGCTGCCCATTGTCCTGGCGCCGTCCCGGCCGTGGATGCTGATCGTGCTGCTGCTGATCCCGGCCAGCCTGATGCCGTCCTGGCTGATGATCGCCGGCCGGCGCCGCAAGAGCCTGATTCCGGTGCTCAAACAGACCGGTCTGATCAACCTCGGCTATGCGGTGCTGTTCTCGCTGGGACTCGTGCTGAGCCACGGCTTCTAG
- a CDS encoding 1,4-dihydroxy-2-naphthoyl-CoA synthase — MSNEIPAKVSDVFDPTRWRTVTGFDDFQDMTYHRQVERSDDGTVVRDLPTVRIAFDRPEVRNAFRPGTVDELYRAMDHARMSPDVATVLLTGNGPSPKDGGHSFCSGGDQRIRGRDGYRYVVQDTVGETKETIDPARAGRLHILEVQRLMRTMPKVVIAVVNGWAAGGGHSLHVVSDLTIASREHGKFKQTDATVGSFDAGYGSALLARQIGQKAAREIFFLAREYSAEDMVRMGAVNEAVDHARLEDVALEYAADIARQSPQAIRMLKFAFNLADDGLAGQQVFAGEATRLAYMTDEAVEGKEAFLEKRDPDWSSFPYYF, encoded by the coding sequence GTGAGCAACGAAATCCCCGCCAAGGTATCCGACGTCTTTGACCCCACCCGCTGGCGCACAGTGACCGGCTTCGACGACTTCCAGGACATGACCTACCACCGGCAGGTGGAGCGTTCCGACGACGGCACCGTGGTCCGCGACCTGCCGACGGTCCGCATCGCCTTCGACCGGCCCGAGGTGCGGAACGCCTTCCGCCCCGGCACCGTGGACGAGCTGTACCGTGCCATGGACCACGCCCGGATGAGCCCGGACGTGGCCACCGTGCTGCTCACCGGCAACGGCCCCTCCCCCAAAGACGGCGGCCACTCCTTCTGCTCCGGCGGGGACCAGCGGATCCGCGGCCGTGACGGGTACAGGTACGTAGTACAAGACACTGTCGGGGAGACGAAGGAGACGATCGATCCGGCACGCGCCGGACGGCTGCACATCCTTGAGGTCCAGCGGCTCATGCGCACCATGCCCAAGGTGGTCATCGCCGTCGTGAACGGCTGGGCGGCAGGCGGCGGGCACTCCCTGCACGTCGTCTCCGACCTGACCATCGCCTCCCGCGAGCACGGCAAGTTCAAACAGACCGACGCCACGGTGGGCAGCTTCGACGCCGGCTACGGCTCAGCGCTGCTGGCCCGCCAGATCGGCCAGAAGGCCGCCCGCGAAATCTTCTTCCTGGCCCGCGAATACTCCGCCGAGGACATGGTCCGGATGGGCGCGGTGAACGAGGCCGTGGACCATGCGCGGCTCGAGGACGTGGCGCTGGAGTACGCCGCCGACATCGCCCGGCAGTCCCCGCAGGCCATCCGGATGCTCAAGTTCGCCTTCAACCTGGCCGACGACGGACTGGCTGGCCAGCAGGTCTTCGCCGGCGAAGCCACCCGTCTGGCCTACATGACCGACGAGGCCGTGGAGGGCAAGGAAGCGTTCCTCGAGAAGCGCGATCCGGACTGGTCCAGCTTCCCGTACTACTTCTAG
- a CDS encoding VOC family protein produces the protein MTLNIQIAVDCRNPHELADWWAETLEWAVEPQDEAFIRSMIEQGFATDAQTKLHHGKLVWSTGAAIRPPEELEAKSPARRILFQTVPEEKTVKNRVHWDVRLAGADKDKVRTALEARGATFLWTASEGPHSWHTMADPEGNEFCIS, from the coding sequence ATGACACTGAACATCCAGATCGCCGTCGACTGCCGGAACCCGCATGAACTCGCCGACTGGTGGGCAGAAACCCTCGAGTGGGCCGTCGAGCCGCAGGACGAGGCCTTCATCCGCTCCATGATCGAGCAGGGCTTCGCCACGGATGCGCAAACCAAGCTCCACCACGGCAAACTCGTCTGGAGTACCGGCGCCGCGATCCGGCCGCCCGAGGAACTCGAGGCCAAATCGCCCGCCCGCCGCATTCTCTTCCAGACGGTCCCGGAAGAAAAAACCGTCAAAAACCGGGTCCATTGGGACGTGAGGCTCGCCGGCGCCGACAAGGACAAGGTGCGCACCGCACTCGAAGCCCGCGGCGCCACCTTCCTCTGGACCGCCAGCGAGGGGCCCCATTCCTGGCACACCATGGCGGACCCGGAAGGCAACGAGTTCTGCATCAGCTGA
- a CDS encoding redox-sensing transcriptional repressor Rex produces the protein MTSLDSSPDAMPGGSGTAAKQIPPAAVSRLTIYLRALTTLLAEGVDRVSSESLAEASGVSSSTLRKDLSYVGSYGTRGVGYEVQYLSRHIAAALGLTHDWKVAIVGAGNLGKALARYGGFESRGFDIVAIFDADQMVVGSEVGWLRVSDAADLEPVLQRTGANMVVLALPAAVAQDVCDRVIAAGVRSILSFAPVMLQVPPGVNLRKVDMATELQILAYHAQRAQDPEDAD, from the coding sequence GTGACTTCGCTGGACTCATCCCCCGACGCGATGCCGGGGGGATCCGGGACTGCCGCCAAGCAGATTCCGCCCGCGGCCGTGTCCCGGCTGACCATCTATCTGCGCGCCCTGACCACCCTGCTCGCCGAGGGTGTTGATCGGGTCTCGTCCGAATCCCTGGCCGAGGCCTCGGGCGTCAGCTCCTCGACTCTCCGCAAAGACCTTTCCTATGTGGGCTCCTACGGGACCCGTGGTGTCGGCTACGAAGTGCAGTACCTCAGCCGGCACATCGCCGCGGCGTTGGGCCTGACGCACGACTGGAAGGTCGCGATCGTCGGTGCCGGCAACCTGGGCAAGGCGCTGGCCCGGTACGGCGGCTTCGAATCCCGGGGCTTCGACATTGTCGCAATTTTCGATGCCGACCAGATGGTGGTCGGGAGCGAGGTGGGCTGGTTGCGTGTCAGCGATGCTGCCGACCTGGAACCGGTGCTGCAGCGGACGGGCGCCAACATGGTGGTACTCGCCCTGCCGGCTGCCGTGGCGCAGGACGTCTGCGACCGGGTGATTGCCGCCGGCGTGCGGAGCATCCTCAGTTTTGCCCCGGTGATGCTGCAGGTGCCGCCCGGGGTCAACCTGCGCAAGGTGGATATGGCCACCGAACTCCAGATCCTCGCCTATCACGCACAAAGGGCGCAGGACCCGGAGGATGCTGACTAG
- a CDS encoding DUF4229 domain-containing protein — protein sequence MDFLKYSLIRLALFVPLFALFVYLELGWLLAVLCAGMMAFAISFLFFQKQRDAAAASLHQRFSGKAKPLRSAGEVDDADAEDRLVDAHPDITVHTDTRPKDS from the coding sequence GTGGATTTCCTGAAATACTCCCTGATCCGGCTGGCGCTCTTTGTGCCTCTGTTCGCACTGTTCGTCTACCTCGAGCTCGGATGGCTGCTTGCCGTCCTCTGCGCGGGCATGATGGCGTTCGCGATCAGCTTCCTCTTCTTCCAGAAGCAGCGCGACGCCGCCGCGGCCTCGCTCCACCAGCGGTTCTCGGGCAAGGCCAAGCCTCTGCGCAGTGCCGGGGAAGTGGACGACGCCGACGCCGAAGACCGCCTGGTCGACGCGCACCCGGACATCACCGTGCACACGGACACGCGCCCGAAGGACTCCTAG
- the resB gene encoding cytochrome c biogenesis protein ResB, which yields MLRWAWTQLTSMRTALFLLLMLAVAAVPGSLFPQRPANPSIVTQYIKDHPDYGKILDSLQLYDVYSSAWFSAIYILLFISLIGCVVPRAIAHYKAMRSQPPRTPARLSRLPEYGTLVIPADAGIPASRAITDAAGLLKKRGYRVDVRDRDGARPSVGAERGFLREVGNLLFHTSLIGVLVSVAVGGLFGYSGQRILVEGDTFVNTLVGYDQFTPGTNFQSSQLQPYSVQLDKFQITFDRESKGKFGQPIDFKADVTTKETPDAPAKKEVLKVNDPLTLGGTSMYLTGNGYAPVVTVRDGAGNIAMQGPVVAKLQGDNYYSSVVIKVPDAKPEQLAFAGFFLPTAFVTDEGVSFSGDPELFNPQLTLNSYYGDLGLDDGAPQNVFELDVKKLTPLNARNLDTKGIVLTPGATHTLPDGKGTISFDGVKRYVGVDIHHNPGQLYALIFALLAVAGLVTSLYVNRRRVWVRTGSHEDGRTMVEYGLLARGEDHRLAGEATAIRKLLTAAWDLDDGSQSAPSGRADNDRADTMLPGAGAEQASPDHPAADFIQSTAGSSESKKDQ from the coding sequence ATGCTCCGCTGGGCCTGGACCCAGCTGACCAGCATGCGCACCGCGCTGTTCCTGCTGCTGATGCTGGCAGTGGCCGCGGTACCCGGCTCGCTCTTCCCGCAGCGGCCCGCCAACCCTTCGATCGTCACGCAGTACATCAAGGACCACCCGGACTACGGCAAGATCCTCGACTCGCTCCAGCTCTACGATGTGTACTCCTCGGCGTGGTTCTCCGCGATCTACATCCTGCTGTTCATCTCGCTGATCGGCTGTGTGGTCCCGCGCGCCATCGCGCACTACAAGGCCATGCGGTCCCAGCCGCCGCGGACGCCCGCACGGCTGTCGCGGCTGCCCGAATACGGCACGCTGGTGATTCCCGCCGACGCCGGGATCCCGGCGTCGCGCGCCATTACGGATGCCGCCGGGCTGCTGAAGAAGCGCGGCTACCGCGTCGACGTCCGCGACCGCGACGGTGCCCGGCCGTCGGTGGGCGCCGAGCGCGGCTTCCTGCGCGAGGTCGGCAATCTCCTCTTCCACACCTCGCTGATCGGTGTGCTGGTCTCGGTGGCGGTTGGCGGCCTGTTCGGCTACAGCGGGCAGCGGATCCTGGTGGAGGGCGACACCTTCGTGAACACGCTTGTCGGCTACGACCAGTTCACCCCGGGCACCAACTTCCAGAGCAGCCAGCTGCAGCCTTACTCGGTCCAGCTGGACAAGTTCCAGATCACCTTTGACCGGGAGTCCAAGGGCAAGTTCGGCCAGCCCATCGACTTCAAGGCCGATGTCACCACGAAGGAAACCCCGGACGCCCCGGCCAAAAAGGAGGTGCTGAAAGTCAACGACCCGCTCACCCTGGGCGGCACCAGCATGTACCTCACGGGCAACGGCTACGCCCCCGTCGTGACCGTCCGCGACGGCGCCGGGAACATCGCCATGCAGGGCCCGGTGGTGGCCAAGCTCCAGGGCGACAACTACTACTCCTCCGTGGTCATCAAGGTCCCGGACGCCAAGCCGGAGCAGCTCGCCTTCGCCGGCTTCTTCCTGCCTACGGCCTTCGTCACCGATGAGGGCGTCTCCTTCAGCGGCGATCCCGAGTTGTTCAACCCGCAGCTGACCCTGAACTCCTATTACGGGGACCTCGGCCTGGACGACGGAGCCCCGCAGAACGTCTTCGAACTCGACGTCAAGAAGCTGACCCCGCTCAACGCCAGGAACCTCGACACCAAGGGCATTGTCCTGACGCCGGGGGCCACCCATACCCTGCCGGACGGCAAGGGGACCATCAGCTTCGACGGCGTGAAGCGCTATGTCGGCGTCGATATCCACCACAACCCGGGCCAGCTCTACGCCCTGATCTTCGCGCTCCTGGCGGTAGCCGGCCTGGTCACCTCGCTGTACGTGAACCGCCGCCGCGTCTGGGTCCGGACCGGGTCCCACGAGGACGGCCGCACCATGGTCGAATACGGCCTCCTGGCCCGCGGCGAGGACCACCGGCTTGCCGGCGAGGCGACCGCGATCCGCAAACTGCTCACCGCCGCCTGGGATCTCGACGACGGCTCCCAGTCGGCTCCCAGCGGGAGGGCGGATAATGACCGGGCGGATACCATGCTGCCCGGTGCCGGTGCTGAGCAGGCCTCCCCGGACCACCCCGCAGCAGACTTCATCCAGTCCACAGCAGGCTCTTCCGAGTCAAAGAAGGATCAGTAA
- a CDS encoding cytochrome c biogenesis CcdA family protein produces the protein MNSPFAEAILSGSLLLAIPVALLAGFVSFLSPCVLPLVPGYLGYVTGLTGVDLEKQKRGRMLAGIGLFVLGFSVIFVLLGGAFGQLGTLITGSQNAWITQVLGILVIIMGVVFMGGFGWLQRDAKIQSKPPAGLWGAPLLGITFGLGWAPCIGPTYSAVQLLSLSGGSSAAKGAFLAFVYSLGLGIPFLLIALAVRRGIGVMSFFRKHRLAIQRIGGGILVGLGLLMATGVWGTWVSELQYWFQTDVKLPI, from the coding sequence GTGAACAGCCCCTTCGCCGAAGCCATCCTGAGCGGTTCGCTGCTGCTTGCCATCCCCGTGGCATTGCTCGCCGGCTTTGTCTCCTTCCTTTCGCCGTGCGTCCTTCCCCTCGTCCCGGGGTACCTGGGCTACGTCACGGGACTGACCGGCGTCGACCTCGAGAAGCAGAAGCGCGGCCGCATGCTGGCCGGGATCGGGCTCTTTGTCCTGGGCTTCTCGGTCATCTTTGTGTTGCTGGGCGGGGCATTCGGGCAACTGGGGACGCTGATCACCGGCTCGCAGAACGCCTGGATCACCCAGGTGCTGGGCATCCTCGTGATCATCATGGGTGTGGTGTTCATGGGTGGCTTCGGCTGGCTCCAGCGCGACGCCAAGATCCAGTCGAAGCCGCCCGCCGGGCTGTGGGGCGCGCCGTTGCTCGGCATCACCTTTGGCCTCGGCTGGGCACCCTGCATCGGCCCGACCTATTCCGCGGTCCAGCTGTTGAGCCTCTCTGGCGGATCCTCGGCGGCCAAGGGGGCGTTCCTGGCGTTTGTCTATAGCCTTGGCCTTGGCATTCCCTTCCTGCTGATCGCCCTGGCTGTACGCCGGGGCATCGGCGTGATGTCCTTCTTCCGCAAGCACCGCCTCGCCATCCAGCGCATTGGCGGCGGAATCCTGGTGGGGCTTGGACTGCTGATGGCCACCGGCGTGTGGGGAACCTGGGTTTCCGAGTTGCAGTACTGGTTCCAAACCGATGTGAAATTGCCGATCTGA
- a CDS encoding TlpA family protein disulfide reductase, with protein sequence MTRNKENASPVSRRSVLTAGGAALAVVLGLSGCAQEDALAQQARAGDNKNYVAGDGSVTEFAVADRKSPIAIKGTLFDGTAVTAEAFQGQVTVLNFWFAACAPCRVEAPSLEELHQEFKSQGVQFFGVNLRDEKATAEAFDKTFNLTYPSFNDKDGAVLLAVSGLVPPGAVPTTLVLDKQGRVASRVLGEIQKGTLKSLIAAAVAE encoded by the coding sequence ATGACCAGAAACAAGGAAAACGCGTCACCCGTCTCACGCCGCAGCGTCCTGACCGCGGGCGGTGCGGCGCTCGCCGTCGTACTGGGTCTCTCCGGCTGCGCCCAGGAGGATGCCCTGGCCCAGCAGGCCAGGGCCGGCGACAACAAGAACTATGTGGCCGGCGACGGTTCGGTGACGGAATTCGCCGTGGCGGACCGCAAGAGCCCCATTGCCATCAAGGGCACGCTCTTCGACGGCACCGCGGTGACTGCCGAGGCTTTCCAGGGCCAGGTGACCGTACTCAACTTCTGGTTCGCGGCCTGCGCGCCGTGCCGGGTGGAGGCGCCCTCGCTGGAGGAGCTGCACCAGGAGTTCAAGAGCCAGGGTGTGCAGTTCTTCGGGGTCAATCTCCGGGACGAGAAGGCCACCGCAGAAGCATTCGACAAGACGTTCAACCTGACCTACCCAAGCTTCAATGACAAGGACGGCGCCGTGCTGCTGGCCGTGTCCGGCCTGGTTCCGCCGGGGGCCGTGCCCACCACCCTCGTGCTCGACAAGCAGGGCCGCGTGGCGTCCCGTGTCCTCGGCGAGATCCAGAAGGGCACCCTCAAGTCCCTCATCGCCGCTGCTGTGGCCGAGTAA